From a region of the Seleniivibrio woodruffii genome:
- the cysT gene encoding sulfate ABC transporter permease subunit CysT, with amino-acid sequence MNKYNVIGGFGISMGYTLLYLSLIVIIPLSTVLLSAMSMSWGDFLATVLDRRALLSYKVTILASLTAAFVNLIIGFIMAWVLTRYEFWGKSIINAAVDLPFALPTAVAGITLTALYAESGWIGSILAKFGIKVIFTQTGIALALIFITFPFVVRTVQPALEELESELEEAAASLGASRIQTLTKVIFPIIAPSLITGFALAFARGLGEYGSVIFISGNMPFKTEITPLLIITKLEQFNYAAANALALMTLLTAFTVLFLLGVLKKFIRREQ; translated from the coding sequence GTGAACAAGTATAATGTCATAGGCGGCTTCGGTATATCCATGGGTTACACCCTGCTATACCTCAGCCTGATAGTGATAATACCGCTGTCAACCGTTCTTCTGTCCGCAATGTCCATGAGCTGGGGCGATTTCCTCGCCACTGTGCTGGACAGGCGGGCACTTCTTTCTTATAAGGTGACCATACTCGCCTCGCTTACGGCGGCGTTTGTAAACCTTATCATCGGCTTCATCATGGCATGGGTTCTCACCAGATATGAGTTCTGGGGGAAATCCATAATCAATGCCGCAGTGGATCTTCCTTTCGCACTGCCCACAGCGGTTGCGGGGATAACACTAACCGCACTTTACGCAGAAAGCGGATGGATAGGCTCTATTCTGGCCAAGTTCGGGATAAAGGTGATCTTTACCCAGACGGGCATAGCTCTGGCGTTGATCTTCATAACCTTTCCTTTCGTTGTGCGGACGGTTCAGCCGGCTCTTGAGGAGCTTGAATCCGAACTGGAGGAGGCGGCGGCCAGTCTTGGCGCATCCCGAATCCAGACGCTGACAAAAGTTATTTTCCCCATAATAGCCCCGTCGCTTATAACGGGCTTTGCGCTGGCATTCGCCAGAGGTCTTGGGGAATACGGTTCGGTAATCTTTATCTCCGGCAACATGCCTTTTAAAACCGAGATAACGCCCCTGCTGATAATCACAAAACTTGAGCAGTTCAACTATGCGGCGGCAAACGCCCTCGCCCTTATGACCCTTCTGACCGCCTTCACAGTCCTTTTTCTTCTTGGTGTGCTTAAAAAATTCATCAGGAGGGAGCAGTAA
- the cysW gene encoding sulfate ABC transporter permease subunit CysW, which yields MANIRKRSLSEPRWVRYSLIGFVFLTFFLLLALPLAAIFVTAFRDGTEVYLKAISDPDALSAVKLTLFATFCAVVLNTLFGVAAAWAVTKFRFKGKNLLTALIDLPFSVSPVIAGLIFILLFGTSGLFGKFLQANDIRIVFAVPGIVLATIFVTFPFVARELIPLMQEQGTEEEEAARLLGASTLKTFLKITIPNIKLGLFYGIVLCSARAIGEFGAVSVVSGHIRGMTNTMPLHIEILYNEYKFTAAFAVSTLLALTAIITLIAKRILENRSRGEA from the coding sequence ATGGCGAACATCAGAAAAAGAAGCCTCAGCGAACCCCGCTGGGTGCGCTACAGCCTTATCGGCTTTGTCTTCCTGACATTTTTCCTGCTTCTGGCTCTGCCGCTGGCGGCCATCTTCGTTACGGCGTTTCGTGACGGCACAGAGGTATACCTTAAAGCCATATCCGATCCGGACGCACTCTCCGCAGTGAAACTCACACTGTTTGCAACCTTCTGCGCCGTTGTGCTGAACACTCTGTTCGGTGTCGCCGCCGCTTGGGCTGTTACAAAGTTCCGCTTCAAAGGTAAAAACCTGCTGACGGCACTCATTGATCTGCCCTTTTCGGTCTCTCCTGTAATTGCGGGTCTTATCTTCATCCTGCTGTTCGGCACAAGCGGACTTTTCGGGAAGTTTTTACAGGCAAACGACATAAGGATAGTATTTGCGGTGCCCGGAATTGTCCTTGCGACAATTTTCGTCACCTTCCCCTTTGTTGCCCGTGAGCTGATCCCGCTGATGCAGGAACAGGGAACCGAAGAGGAGGAAGCGGCAAGACTTCTGGGAGCGTCAACGCTGAAAACCTTCCTCAAGATAACCATTCCCAATATAAAGCTGGGTCTGTTCTACGGAATAGTGCTCTGCTCCGCCAGAGCCATCGGCGAGTTCGGGGCGGTTTCGGTGGTTTCCGGCCACATCAGAGGGATGACCAACACCATGCCTCTGCACATTGAAATACTCTACAACGAATATAAATTTACGGCGGCGTTCGCTGTTTCAACACTTCTGGCTCTCACAGCCATAATAACTCTGATAGCAAAACGCATTCTGGAAAACAGATCAAGGGGGGAAGCATGA
- a CDS encoding sulfate/molybdate ABC transporter ATP-binding protein: MKIEIRELNKHYNSLHALIDVNLDIESGELISLLGPSGSGKTTLLRTIAGLESYSGGQIIFGGEDTAKQPLGKRGIGFVFQHYALFRHMTVFENIAFGLTCKPKKERPSKERIREKVQELLSLVQLDNLAQRFPSELSGGQRQRVALARALAVEPKVLLLDEPFGALDAKVRKDLRKWLRRLHDELHITSIFVTHDQEEALEVADRIVIMHKGRIEQAGTPEEVYEKPANSFVYSFLGNVNLFHTRLVNGSLVLGNAAEINDDSEIKDASLYVRPHDVEILDADNKEGILAKVVFMRLKGSVANIELLSEEDGTYIDAEVTAETWRDLKLKLHQYVKVRFKNQKVYTKGEEDIDYVI, from the coding sequence ATGAAAATTGAGATAAGGGAGCTGAATAAACACTACAACAGCCTCCATGCGCTGATAGACGTGAATCTGGATATTGAGAGCGGCGAGCTTATCTCACTTCTCGGCCCTTCAGGTTCCGGCAAAACCACTCTGCTTCGCACAATTGCGGGGCTTGAGAGCTACAGCGGCGGACAGATAATCTTCGGCGGCGAGGACACGGCAAAACAGCCTCTGGGCAAACGGGGCATAGGCTTTGTGTTTCAGCATTACGCCCTCTTCCGCCACATGACCGTATTTGAGAACATTGCGTTCGGACTTACCTGCAAGCCCAAAAAGGAACGCCCGTCAAAAGAGCGCATCAGAGAGAAGGTTCAGGAGCTTCTGAGCCTTGTTCAACTGGACAATCTGGCGCAGAGGTTCCCTTCGGAGCTTTCAGGCGGACAGAGACAGCGGGTTGCTCTGGCAAGGGCACTGGCTGTTGAGCCGAAGGTTCTGCTTCTGGATGAGCCGTTCGGTGCACTGGATGCAAAGGTGCGCAAAGACCTGCGCAAATGGCTGAGAAGGCTGCACGATGAGCTTCACATAACTAGCATATTCGTCACCCACGATCAGGAGGAGGCTCTTGAGGTAGCCGACCGCATCGTAATCATGCACAAAGGGCGCATTGAACAGGCCGGAACCCCCGAAGAGGTCTACGAAAAACCTGCGAACAGCTTCGTATACAGCTTCCTCGGAAACGTTAACCTGTTCCACACCCGTCTGGTGAACGGAAGCCTTGTTCTGGGCAACGCCGCAGAGATAAACGATGATTCCGAGATAAAGGACGCATCTCTCTATGTCCGCCCCCATGACGTGGAGATTCTGGATGCCGACAACAAAGAGGGAATCCTCGCCAAAGTGGTGTTCATGAGGCTGAAAGGTTCTGTGGCAAACATTGAGCTGCTCTCGGAAGAGGACGGGACATACATCGATGCCGAGGTCACCGCCGAAACATGGAGAGACCTGAAACTGAAGCTGCACCAGTATGTTAAAGTGCGCTTCAAAAACCAGAAGGTCTACACCAAGGGCGAAGAGGACATCGACTATGTCATATAA
- a CDS encoding phosphoadenylyl-sulfate reductase, with the protein MSYKDISAEWRVEDSLAALRFFLGRFKKYTVAFSQQAEDVLLLDLVKQIDPNPDVFSIDTGKLFKEAAEYNRSIEEFYGIKINVIRPDEGEVERMVAEHGEQLYYESAELRKHCCHVRKVNPLQKYLKGFPLWLTGLRKQQSPTRTDLETIEYDEATGVYKLSPLLGWTTSQMFDYIEAKKIPLNPLYEQGYPSIGCACCTRPVQPGEDIRRGRWWWEDPTQKECGLHVKHK; encoded by the coding sequence ATGTCATATAAGGATATTTCAGCCGAATGGAGGGTTGAGGATTCGCTGGCGGCTCTGCGGTTCTTCCTCGGCAGGTTCAAAAAATACACTGTTGCATTCAGTCAGCAGGCAGAGGACGTTCTTCTGCTCGACCTTGTGAAGCAGATAGACCCGAATCCGGACGTTTTTTCAATTGATACGGGAAAGCTGTTCAAAGAGGCCGCAGAATACAACAGAAGCATTGAAGAGTTCTACGGAATAAAGATAAACGTCATAAGGCCTGACGAGGGCGAAGTTGAAAGGATGGTGGCCGAACACGGCGAACAGCTTTACTACGAAAGCGCCGAACTTCGTAAGCATTGCTGTCATGTACGCAAGGTCAACCCCCTTCAGAAATATCTGAAAGGCTTTCCCCTTTGGCTGACGGGTCTGCGGAAACAGCAGTCACCCACCAGAACAGACCTTGAGACAATAGAATATGATGAGGCAACCGGGGTTTATAAGTTAAGCCCTCTTTTGGGATGGACTACGAGTCAGATGTTCGATTACATCGAAGCCAAAAAAATTCCGCTGAATCCGCTTTATGAGCAGGGATATCCTAGCATCGGATGCGCCTGCTGCACCAGACCTGTTCAGCCCGGCGAGGACATCCGCAGGGGCAGATGGTGGTGGGAAGACCCCACGCAGAAGGAATGCGGACTGCACGTTAAACACAAATAG
- the cysD gene encoding sulfate adenylyltransferase subunit CysD: protein MNHLDKLEANSVHILREAYREFKSLSMLWSIGKDSTVLLWLTRKAFFGHVPFPLIHIDTAYKIPEMIKYRNELCREFRINLIVGQNKAALENKETFPDGKVDRLGCCKRLKTDALKYTLSGEWERQRLDFDTGELVPDTSKDAFTGVIAGVRADEEGSRSKERVFSARDEKSEWDTASQPPELWNQYKTEFAPGTHVRIHPLLDWTELNIWEYIERENIPVIPIYFNNGQGKRYRSLGCWPCTSPVESEASNVQEIIAELKSGKFRNIAERSGREQDKDGGGTLEQLRKDGYM from the coding sequence ATGAATCATTTGGATAAGCTGGAAGCGAACAGCGTACACATCCTGCGGGAGGCATACAGGGAGTTCAAAAGCCTTTCAATGCTCTGGTCAATAGGCAAAGACAGCACTGTCCTGCTCTGGCTCACCAGAAAGGCGTTCTTCGGACACGTTCCCTTTCCGCTGATACATATAGACACGGCTTATAAGATACCGGAGATGATAAAATACCGGAACGAGCTTTGCCGTGAGTTCCGCATAAACCTTATAGTTGGTCAGAACAAAGCCGCTCTGGAAAACAAAGAGACCTTCCCCGACGGCAAGGTTGACAGACTGGGCTGCTGTAAGAGACTTAAAACCGATGCGCTTAAATATACCCTCTCCGGCGAATGGGAGAGACAGAGGCTGGATTTTGACACGGGCGAGCTTGTGCCCGACACATCAAAAGATGCTTTCACAGGGGTGATCGCAGGGGTTCGTGCCGATGAGGAGGGCAGCCGCTCAAAAGAGCGTGTTTTCTCCGCAAGGGACGAAAAGAGCGAATGGGACACCGCAAGCCAGCCGCCTGAACTCTGGAACCAGTATAAAACCGAGTTTGCACCCGGAACCCACGTCCGCATCCACCCTCTTCTGGACTGGACAGAGCTGAATATCTGGGAATACATAGAGCGGGAGAATATCCCCGTGATTCCCATCTACTTCAATAACGGACAGGGTAAACGATACCGCTCTTTGGGATGCTGGCCTTGCACCAGCCCGGTGGAGTCGGAGGCTTCAAACGTTCAGGAGATCATAGCCGAGCTTAAAAGCGGCAAATTCAGAAACATTGCCGAACGCTCCGGACGAGAACAGGACAAAGACGGCGGCGGTACGCTGGAACAACTGAGAAAAGACGGGTATATGTAA
- a CDS encoding sulfate adenylyltransferase subunit 1 has translation MNRMNIVITGHVDHGKSTLIGRLLADTNSLPEGKLEAVKSMCAKNARPFEYAFLLDALEDEQKQGITIDSARVFFKSSLREYIIIDAPGHIEFLKNMLTGASRASAAVLLIDAKEGIAENSRRHGLLLSLLGIRQVVVAVNKMDLVNYSKETFDNIVRDYSEYLAGLGITPKHFIPVAAREGDNLKNTSEQMPWYTGETILEALDGFEEDKALHEKPFAMPLQDVYKFTANNDDRRIFAGTVVSGSVSVGDQVTFLPSGKSSRVSSIESFNTPIKYSVSAGEAAGFTLETQIYVKPGEVAVVEGQSDLKTSNLFRANVFWLGNKPFETGKQYKLKLAASKSPVVIEKIEKLIDAQSLDNNDNRTDIKRHEAATVVLRTSNFLAFDTFENNEPLGRFVIIDEYNIAGGGIILESIATETLTKRIYSQQEIELNAYVRKHYPHWECKEISN, from the coding sequence ATGAACAGAATGAACATCGTTATAACAGGTCACGTTGACCACGGAAAAAGCACACTCATCGGCCGCCTTCTGGCGGACACCAACAGCCTGCCCGAAGGCAAGCTGGAAGCGGTTAAAAGCATGTGCGCAAAGAACGCACGCCCCTTCGAATACGCATTTCTGCTGGACGCTCTTGAAGACGAACAGAAACAGGGAATCACAATCGATTCCGCCAGAGTCTTTTTTAAGAGCAGCCTGAGGGAATATATAATAATTGATGCTCCCGGTCACATAGAGTTCCTGAAAAACATGCTCACAGGCGCATCCAGAGCATCGGCGGCGGTTCTGCTTATCGATGCCAAGGAAGGAATAGCCGAAAACTCACGCAGACACGGGCTTCTGCTCTCTCTGCTGGGCATCCGTCAGGTTGTGGTCGCCGTAAACAAGATGGATCTGGTGAACTACAGCAAAGAGACCTTTGACAATATAGTCAGAGACTACAGCGAATATCTGGCGGGGCTTGGAATAACCCCCAAACACTTCATCCCCGTTGCCGCCAGAGAGGGCGACAACCTGAAAAACACCTCCGAACAAATGCCGTGGTACACTGGCGAAACAATCCTTGAGGCTCTGGACGGTTTTGAAGAGGACAAAGCACTCCACGAAAAACCTTTCGCAATGCCACTGCAGGACGTATACAAATTTACGGCCAATAACGACGACCGCCGTATCTTTGCGGGCACTGTTGTTTCAGGCTCGGTGAGCGTTGGCGATCAGGTGACTTTCCTCCCCTCAGGCAAGTCCAGCCGGGTGAGCAGTATCGAATCGTTCAACACACCGATAAAATATTCCGTCTCCGCAGGCGAGGCCGCAGGGTTCACCCTTGAAACCCAGATATACGTCAAGCCCGGTGAGGTGGCTGTGGTAGAGGGTCAGTCTGACCTCAAAACATCAAACCTGTTCCGTGCAAACGTTTTCTGGCTTGGCAACAAGCCTTTTGAGACAGGAAAACAGTATAAGCTGAAACTGGCGGCTTCAAAATCTCCGGTTGTGATTGAAAAGATCGAAAAGCTCATCGATGCCCAAAGTCTGGACAACAACGACAACCGCACCGACATAAAACGCCATGAAGCGGCCACTGTCGTTCTGCGCACGTCAAACTTCCTTGCTTTCGACACTTTCGAGAACAACGAACCACTCGGCAGATTTGTCATAATCGATGAATACAACATAGCCGGCGGCGGGATTATCCTTGAATCCATCGCCACCGAAACCCTTACAAAACGAATCTACAGCCAGCAGGAGATAGAGCTTAACGCATACGTCAGAAAGCACTATCCCCACTGGGAATGCAAAGAAATTTCTAACTGA
- a CDS encoding nitrite/sulfite reductase: MGYYRLPEGYEKTVEAFAAEHVRFLDGGLTSEDFKKLCPPLGIYEQKTAGTYMQRVRLAGGLITPDLLKSLLALAEEYAGGFLHITTRQNVQFHGVAEEDLAVLQQELAKLNLLTKTAGGNCVRNVLIDPLSGTSPDDVFDVAPWGLELSNRLPENPLFATLPRKFKIALSSSAADRALAKIADLGLIAKIKDSVHGFSVYTGGGLGVSSRIGHEIFEFLPAEDILIAATVFNKVFDEYGRDVPRNQSRLRFLIERLGAAEFKRLAEEKFAELKDDSSLKIIPAELPVVGDAPDADAEITPFVTRQRQKNRFTVKIPLFFGNISVETGEKIADFASKYPETEIRFTQTQNILLKNIPASALKEAKELGESISNLAKLNSFISDVKTCAGADFCRLSITRSSALHKGIIDAVKAEADLKEVEGINVGISGCPNGCGHTVISDIGFSGRLSKGKEAYKIYLGGSADELGKEAGELEAEKIPQFFVEFLREFKNSGFTDFRLFLGTDGIDKAKEIIRDSSQSSD, from the coding sequence ATGGGATATTACAGACTGCCCGAGGGCTACGAAAAAACTGTTGAGGCATTCGCCGCCGAACATGTAAGATTTTTAGACGGCGGACTGACTTCAGAGGATTTTAAAAAACTGTGCCCGCCGCTTGGAATATATGAACAGAAAACGGCAGGAACATACATGCAGAGAGTAAGACTTGCAGGCGGACTGATAACCCCCGACCTGCTGAAATCGCTTCTGGCACTGGCAGAAGAGTATGCGGGAGGTTTTCTGCATATCACCACCCGCCAAAACGTTCAGTTCCACGGGGTTGCGGAAGAGGATCTCGCTGTTCTTCAGCAGGAACTGGCAAAACTGAACCTGCTGACGAAGACCGCAGGGGGAAACTGTGTGCGCAACGTACTCATAGACCCGCTTTCGGGAACGTCGCCGGACGATGTTTTCGATGTCGCCCCATGGGGGCTTGAGCTTTCCAACAGACTGCCTGAAAATCCCCTTTTTGCCACACTGCCCCGCAAGTTCAAGATAGCTCTGTCGTCCTCCGCTGCCGACCGTGCGCTGGCAAAAATCGCCGACCTGGGTCTCATCGCAAAGATAAAGGACAGCGTTCACGGATTCTCAGTCTACACTGGGGGCGGACTGGGCGTATCTTCCCGCATCGGGCACGAGATATTCGAATTTCTGCCCGCAGAGGACATTCTGATTGCGGCCACAGTGTTCAACAAGGTGTTCGATGAATACGGACGGGATGTGCCCAGAAATCAGTCACGCCTGCGCTTTCTCATAGAGAGACTGGGTGCGGCTGAGTTTAAAAGGCTTGCGGAGGAAAAATTTGCAGAACTGAAAGACGATTCTTCCCTGAAGATTATTCCCGCAGAACTTCCAGTGGTCGGTGACGCACCGGATGCGGATGCGGAAATCACCCCGTTTGTAACCCGTCAGAGGCAGAAAAACAGGTTCACTGTAAAAATTCCCCTCTTTTTCGGGAACATATCTGTGGAAACAGGCGAAAAGATAGCTGACTTCGCCTCAAAATATCCTGAAACAGAGATAAGATTCACTCAGACACAGAACATTCTGCTGAAAAACATCCCGGCCTCCGCTTTGAAAGAGGCAAAGGAGCTGGGAGAGAGCATCAGCAACCTTGCGAAGCTGAACAGCTTCATAAGTGATGTTAAAACCTGTGCGGGAGCAGATTTCTGCCGCCTGTCCATAACCCGTTCATCAGCTCTTCACAAAGGCATAATAGATGCCGTAAAGGCGGAAGCAGACCTTAAGGAAGTCGAAGGGATAAACGTCGGAATTTCCGGATGCCCCAACGGATGCGGACACACCGTAATATCCGACATAGGGTTCAGCGGAAGACTGAGCAAGGGTAAAGAGGCCTACAAGATATATCTGGGCGGCTCCGCAGATGAGCTGGGCAAAGAGGCCGGAGAGCTTGAGGCAGAAAAGATACCTCAGTTCTTTGTTGAATTTCTCAGGGAGTTCAAAAACTCAGGATTCACGGATTTCAGGCTGTTTCTGGGAACAGACGGCATTGACAAGGCAAAGGAAATAATAAGGGACTCTTCGCAAAGCTCCGATTGA
- the ablA gene encoding lysine 2,3-aminomutase, whose amino-acid sequence MMIYTKHQQNIAESLNSDSDINDWKDWKWQIRHTIRTIDDFESILDVKFEPSEKNLMAKTLEKFPLAITPYYASLIDRTNLKDDPVFKQAFCSIEELNIDAWDMADPLSEEHDSPVNSITHRYPDRVLFHISSMCAMYCRHCTRKRKVGDRDTIPSKQTLNAGLKYIREHPEVRDVLLSGGDPLMLSDSTLKWLLDEVTAIPHVEVVRIGTRMPVVLPYRITDKLVSILSAYDNLWINTHFNHPREITESAETALRKLTRSGIPMGNQTVLLAGVNDCPQIMKTLMHKLVRNRVRPYYIYQCDLSEGLTHFRTPVSKGIEIIESLRGHTSGFAVPTYVIDAPGGGGKIPVSPNYVVSWSSNKVILRNYEGVICSYKEPDRYHPVQCDLNCRDCSLQLNTDGREYLPPVGIRKLMADYDDKIALVPADNERIKRREND is encoded by the coding sequence ATAATGATTTATACCAAACATCAGCAGAATATAGCTGAGAGTCTTAACTCGGACTCAGATATCAACGACTGGAAAGACTGGAAATGGCAGATTCGCCACACAATACGAACTATTGACGATTTCGAGAGCATACTTGATGTAAAATTTGAACCGTCGGAAAAGAACCTGATGGCAAAAACTCTCGAAAAATTTCCGCTCGCCATAACACCCTACTATGCATCCCTAATCGACCGAACCAACCTGAAAGATGATCCGGTTTTCAAACAGGCCTTCTGCTCCATAGAAGAGCTTAACATCGACGCATGGGACATGGCCGACCCGCTATCCGAAGAGCACGACAGCCCCGTAAACTCCATAACCCACCGCTACCCCGACAGGGTTCTGTTCCACATAAGCAGTATGTGCGCAATGTACTGCCGACACTGCACCAGAAAGCGTAAGGTCGGCGACAGGGACACAATCCCCTCCAAACAGACGCTGAACGCCGGACTGAAATATATACGGGAGCATCCCGAGGTCAGAGACGTTCTGCTCTCCGGCGGCGACCCGCTCATGCTTTCCGACAGCACACTGAAATGGCTTCTGGACGAGGTTACCGCCATACCCCACGTTGAGGTGGTTCGCATAGGCACACGAATGCCTGTGGTTCTGCCCTACAGAATAACCGATAAACTCGTCTCAATCCTGTCCGCATACGACAATCTATGGATAAACACCCACTTCAACCATCCTCGGGAGATAACCGAATCCGCAGAAACCGCCCTGAGAAAGCTCACACGTTCCGGTATCCCCATGGGCAACCAGACGGTTCTTCTGGCCGGGGTCAACGACTGTCCCCAGATAATGAAAACACTGATGCACAAGCTGGTGAGAAACCGTGTGCGGCCCTACTACATCTATCAGTGCGACCTCTCCGAAGGTCTTACACATTTCAGAACACCCGTCAGCAAAGGAATCGAAATAATCGAATCACTCAGGGGACACACCAGCGGGTTCGCCGTGCCCACCTACGTGATAGATGCTCCCGGAGGCGGCGGAAAGATTCCCGTTTCGCCCAACTACGTTGTCTCATGGTCATCTAACAAGGTCATCCTCAGAAACTACGAAGGGGTGATCTGCTCATACAAAGAGCCTGACAGATATCACCCTGTCCAGTGCGACCTGAACTGCAGGGATTGCAGTCTTCAGCTTAACACCGACGGCAGGGAATATCTGCCCCCTGTAGGCATCCGGAAGCTGATGGCGGATTATGACGACAAGATAGCCCTTGTTCCCGCAGACAACGAACGCATAAAAAGGAGGGAAAATGACTGA
- the ablB gene encoding putative beta-lysine N-acetyltransferase, translating to MTDVSEKINNAQVHHGVFSDRAYITFIYKGFTLDDLTGIEEMAETKGYSKIIAKVKHPLSEMFLDSRYRCEAFFPLKGGGSVSFMAKYIKPERIAVKNSQIIYDVLREAGRAEKHIPATDLEVRRLTPDDAYALSELYKIVFETYPFPIYNIDYLKDTMAQNIRYFGVFSSGRLIAAASAEADSSNTYAEMSDFATMEQYRRLGLARILNDRMEKSLLKDGIGCFYTIARSVSYGMNKTFSGCGYTFTGTLFNNTNIGGGIESMNIWYKHA from the coding sequence ATGACTGACGTATCGGAAAAAATCAACAACGCACAGGTGCACCACGGAGTTTTCAGCGACAGGGCATACATCACCTTTATATATAAAGGATTCACACTGGACGACCTGACGGGCATTGAGGAAATGGCAGAAACGAAGGGCTATTCAAAGATAATAGCCAAGGTAAAGCACCCCCTTTCGGAAATGTTTCTGGACAGCAGATACCGCTGTGAAGCTTTCTTTCCGCTGAAAGGGGGCGGCAGTGTCTCTTTTATGGCAAAATATATTAAGCCCGAACGAATAGCCGTAAAGAACAGTCAGATAATATATGATGTGCTGAGGGAGGCGGGAAGAGCTGAGAAGCATATTCCGGCGACAGACCTTGAGGTACGCAGGCTGACTCCGGACGATGCTTATGCCCTTTCGGAGCTTTACAAAATAGTATTTGAAACCTATCCGTTTCCGATATATAACATCGACTATCTGAAGGATACAATGGCACAGAATATCAGATATTTCGGAGTATTCTCCAGCGGCAGGCTGATAGCCGCCGCCAGTGCCGAAGCGGACAGCTCAAACACCTATGCCGAAATGAGCGACTTCGCCACCATGGAGCAGTACCGCAGACTTGGACTGGCAAGAATACTGAACGACAGGATGGAAAAAAGCCTGCTGAAAGACGGCATCGGCTGTTTCTACACAATCGCCAGAAGCGTATCCTACGGCATGAACAAAACGTTTTCCGGCTGCGGCTACACCTTCACCGGAACACTTTTTAACAACACAAACATAGGCGGCGGGATCGAAAGTATGAACATATGGTATAAGCACGCATGA
- a CDS encoding MarC family protein encodes MNDFFREAIFLATIINPIAVFVYLAPVRQKLPERDFLRVLFMATLISMAINMFFTITGEWIFRSVFKIDFNSFRIFGGIVLLSISLMSIVQGQKALISTRGSLDDIASEVAMPFMAGVGTISVCILMGSKMGKLEAIGVNLVVAFAAFVIVAVLASIRYHLNNDITAVFDKVLAIMIRINGFFMGAFGVDMVKTGIINIINQ; translated from the coding sequence ATGAACGATTTTTTCAGGGAAGCGATATTTCTGGCGACAATAATCAACCCCATTGCAGTTTTCGTTTACCTTGCGCCCGTGCGGCAGAAACTCCCTGAGCGGGACTTTCTGCGGGTGCTTTTCATGGCCACCCTCATTTCTATGGCAATAAACATGTTCTTCACCATCACGGGTGAGTGGATCTTCCGCTCCGTCTTCAAGATAGACTTCAACTCATTCCGCATCTTCGGCGGAATCGTTCTGCTGAGCATATCCCTTATGTCCATCGTTCAGGGGCAGAAAGCCCTGATAAGCACAAGGGGCAGTCTGGACGACATCGCATCTGAGGTGGCAATGCCCTTTATGGCCGGTGTCGGAACCATTTCGGTCTGCATCCTTATGGGCAGCAAAATGGGCAAGCTGGAGGCCATAGGGGTAAACCTTGTGGTGGCGTTTGCGGCATTCGTGATAGTAGCCGTTCTGGCGAGCATCAGATATCACCTGAACAACGACATCACAGCAGTTTTCGACAAGGTTCTCGCCATCATGATACGCATAAACGGGTTCTTTATGGGGGCTTTCGGCGTTGACATGGTAAAAACAGGTATCATTAATATCATAAACCAGTGA
- a CDS encoding hemerythrin domain-containing protein codes for MNALINDLKKDHEKLLNILQDAQNLGLGSEAGRKKLLEGKLLLTDHLRKEDTKLYPALSGNTSAAATANDFSKEMQGLTTEILNFMNRLNTAEINIEYAKELGRIISTVRMRIRREEIQLYPLYEKVNA; via the coding sequence ATGAACGCTTTAATAAATGATCTCAAAAAGGACCACGAAAAACTTCTGAACATTCTTCAGGACGCACAGAACCTCGGACTCGGCTCCGAAGCCGGAAGAAAAAAACTCCTCGAAGGCAAACTCCTGCTCACAGACCACCTGAGAAAAGAGGACACAAAACTCTACCCCGCTCTTTCAGGAAACACATCGGCGGCGGCCACAGCCAACGACTTCTCAAAGGAGATGCAGGGGCTGACAACTGAGATTCTGAACTTTATGAACAGGCTGAACACAGCAGAAATAAATATTGAATACGCAAAGGAACTGGGAAGGATAATCTCCACAGTCCGCATGCGCATCCGCAGGGAGGAGATTCAGCTCTATCCCCTGTATGAGAAAGTTAACGCATAA